The stretch of DNA CAACTGCCGCTCCTCGGCCGTCATATCCGTGTCCGCATCGCCACCCTCGCCGCCCTTGCCCACCGGCGGAATGTGGTCCAAATGGGCGCGCACATCGAATCGATCTATTAGATTgtcctgctgcccctgccacggCACACTGCAACGAAACAAGAACGTGTTCAATTCTCTTCGCCCAAGACAGGAACTCCAGCAATAATAATTCCTGAAGTAgtcaaaaaagaaagaatgcTATGCATAAACTCAATATCACTTGCATGATGGCGGCACCATCGCCCGCTGCCGCTACCGCTGGGTCCAGGTAAATCTTGCTCCGTCTGccatgcagctgcaggaactgTGTGGGATCCGCTTGGATTTTGTCGTAGAAGTATTGTCGCCGTTCCGCTCGCTTGCGGTAGTCCACAATCAGGCCGCGTATCTTGCGCTCCTGCTTGCGTGCCTCATGCCACATAATTGCACACGCGACAACGCACTTATTTCTTTCGTGAACTTCCTTAAATACCGCAaacaattaacatttaaatattttcgccGGGCCCCAGTAAGAGCTTTTGCTGCAACCACGCCCCACCAATAGTTATATTGATATTTGTAGGCCGATTTTACCGGCTTTTTTTGGGGCACGTCCGAAGTtgtgaagttttttttttgttgtatttaatcgctacagcggtcgcaaccgcggacttatcgatcaaatataccgcacagcccttaaaaatataccaaaatataccttttaattttcaaaatataccgtaaatcttaaaccATTTTCCTCGAATCTGATTTTCTATatgatattaccagctagttaggactctcagcactaaaactataattttatcagaTAGATGAATCAATTTTCTGGAAGATTGGCTCATTGTTAACAAAACGTACACTCTCGGCTCATGATTTTCCGGGAAATaaatttttaacaatttttaaaattattaacaattcaattattcCAAGGAATGCCAATAGCAAAAATAGCTTATTGGACCTTAAGAAACCTCGAAATGTTGTCGTATATATTTGAACTATCGTAcgttatttattttcgttgctGGCAGTGCCGCTGGGCGGGAACTGCGGCTGCGCCTTGGCTTGGGGGATGATGGGAACATCAAGACAAAAGGATAATAAATAACTAGCAAAACTGGAATGAGCCACAACACAACAATTGTCTCTCGCCGCCTTTTGCGGCATCGATTTTAAGGAGACACAACCAAGCGCACATCACATCCTTTGCAGACAGGACAGCAGGACGGCAGGACAACAGGGAGTCTGGGATTTAGCAAGCTAGAACAAGTCCAGCACGTTTGCGGAACCAGTTTTAATGTCAGATAGACGTTACTATTTCACATCAGAGCAACGATACAACACCCCGGGCGACGTCGACAATGATTGTGCTGATGATGGGCTTTTGTATCCTCGCCGGGATATCAACAATGACAACgagaacgacaacgacaatggGGCCAATGCGGACAATGAGCCGGATGCGGACAAGGACGACGACTCGGAGTTCCTGCAGGACGTGCCCTACTCATCCAGCAGCATTGACCGCAGCTCTGTGGGCTCCATACCCTGGGCAGACGATGCCATCAAGAAGAACCTGCTGGACTGGGAGCGGGTGGAGCGCATGCTGAGCGGTGAGGAGGTGCTGCCGGAACAGGAGCCAGAGCTCAGGCACGAGATCGCCGACTGGCAGCACAAATTCCCCATGCTGGTGGGCCGCAAAGTGCGGATGCGGTCGCTGCGCCATCAGAGCTTCGACAGCCAAACGCGGCGTGACGATGAGTCTGTGGACATCGATTCCATTTCAAATCTCAGTCTGAACTCGCTGGACGATGAGGATATTGAGGACGATGGCTTTCGAACGCCCACAGCAgagccccagcaccagcagcaccaccaacagccTCGGACTTATCTGCGGCCCACCCACAATCTGGTGGACATTCTGGATCGTGATCTGCGTGTCACTTCAGTGTCGGTAAAGCTGCTCAAGCGACAGcgctcccagcagcagcagccgcaccaagCGCAGCTGCCCCCAAAACTTAGCTCTGCGGTGCCCCAGTCGGCACGCTTGAGGATGCCGCCCATATTAAACGTCCTGGACACGAATCGTCGATTTCGCGGTCTCCTCAACAACCGCAGTTTCGTGCAGCTAACACAggtccaacaacaacagcagcaggccaaatCGGCAGCCCTTACCCATGCGAGCAGTGCCGAGCGAAGACAGTATCACCATCACCATGCGGGTAACCGCTCGGCCTGGCACATGCCGATGGCCGCGAGCCGATTCTTTTCGAACAACAAGAATGCCATTGTGCTGCCGGCACTGAATCTGAGCCGGCACAGGGACTACGGCAGAGCAACAGCCGCCACCACAACGGCCACATCCAGCCAGACCAATTCaagcggtggcggtggccacAACagtcacagcaacagcaacagttccTCTCGCACCCTGCACCCATTCGCGCTGCCTACGAACTCGAGCAACACACCGTCGACGGGTCGCTCGATCTCGGCTGCAGTGCACCATCCTCGGTCGGAGTTTGCCTCCAACAGTGCCTTCTACATACCGTACAGTGCCTCGAAATTCAAAGCCTTCAAGTAACCTCATGCCATGTATACAACAAGCAATAAAACTGAACTTAAAGGAGACTTTATTCGGAATCTTTTGCAGACGGAAGCTACAAGCCAATGTTGTCCAATCGCAGACGGCCATCGTGTTCAGTAAGGTAGAGTGTATCGGCTAAGCATTGCTCCGTAATCAGCTCCTCCACACGATCGTTCATCTGCATAGGAGAGAAGATTATCAGTCATCGGCAGTGTTGGCAGGACTCTTTTGCTTACCCCTTTAGCTTTACGCTCGCCGAGAACCTCGGGATACTTGAAGGCTGGGCCAAAGTTCACACTGACAGTGGCACTCTTGTGTATGGATATGGCAGGGAAATAGCTACCCGCATAGATGTCCTCGAAGGCCACGCCCTGCGACTCTCCATTCTTGAAGAACTCGATGCGGCTGCCCTGCAGTATGTGTAGATTCTTGAGCGTTTCATTAATCTTATCCTTGTCCTCGTAGTACAGATGGGACTTGAACTTCACCAGCGGCTGCAAAGGTTTTTATTTTAGCAATCGGAAGAAAATTGGGAATGGCCCCGGACGTACCCGATCTTTGAATGTATTCGGCAAATACTCCAGAGATGCCTCCTCGGGCAGTTCAATGAGAAATCCCAGGGTATCGCCTTCGACGTAGGACTGGCTGTAATGCTTGCCATGGCTCTCTGTGAACTTGGTGCCCTTACGCGATCGCCAGGAGTAGCCAAACTTGTCGTAGCCCAGCGGTGCCTGTAGATTTCCATACTCTCGTCCCCAGCCCAGGCGCGTAGCAGCTCCCTCGGGCATCTCCTCGATGGTGATTTCGTAGTACCAGCAGCCTCGATTAACcgctgcaaatggaaaacttgAATCTCTGCTGGGGTCTCCATTCCTACGGCTACTTACAGTGAGTGGCCCGCACCATGCAGTATCCACGCTCCCCCGTCACAGCCAGGCGATCTTCGCTGATCTTCAGCTG from Drosophila subobscura isolate 14011-0131.10 chromosome O, UCBerk_Dsub_1.0, whole genome shotgun sequence encodes:
- the LOC117897442 gene encoding uncharacterized protein LOC117897442, translating into MSDRRYYFTSEQRYNTPGDVDNDCADDGLLYPRRDINNDNENDNDNGANADNEPDADKDDDSEFLQDVPYSSSSIDRSSVGSIPWADDAIKKNLLDWERVERMLSGEEVLPEQEPELRHEIADWQHKFPMLVGRKVRMRSLRHQSFDSQTRRDDESVDIDSISNLSLNSLDDEDIEDDGFRTPTAEPQHQQHHQQPRTYLRPTHNLVDILDRDLRVTSVSVKLLKRQRSQQQQPHQAQLPPKLSSAVPQSARLRMPPILNVLDTNRRFRGLLNNRSFVQLTQVQQQQQQAKSAALTHASSAERRQYHHHHAGNRSAWHMPMAASRFFSNNKNAIVLPALNLSRHRDYGRATAATTTATSSQTNSSGGGGHNSHSNSNSSSRTLHPFALPTNSSNTPSTGRSISAAVHHPRSEFASNSAFYIPYSASKFKAFK
- the LOC117897441 gene encoding set1/Ash2 histone methyltransferase complex subunit ASH2 isoform X2, which gives rise to MTSTLASGNEEESNLAKNNRQKRKFPGTDSGPTGKKGRPSSDITANVKLPPHGYPLEHPFNKDGYRYILAEPDPHAPFRQEFDESSDWAGKPIPGWLYRTLVPHAVLLALHDRAPQLKISEDRLAVTGERGYCMVRATHSVNRGCWYYEITIEEMPEGAATRLGWGREYGNLQAPLGYDKFGYSWRSRKGTKFTESHGKHYSQSYVEGDTLGFLIELPEEASLEYLPNTFKDRPLVKFKSHLYYEDKDKINETLKNLHILQGSRIEFFKNGESQGVAFEDIYAGSYFPAISIHKSATVSVNFGPAFKYPEVLGERKAKGMNDRVEELITEQCLADTLYLTEHDGRLRLDNIGL